In Solenopsis invicta isolate M01_SB chromosome 1, UNIL_Sinv_3.0, whole genome shotgun sequence, one genomic interval encodes:
- the LOC105194304 gene encoding DNA damage-regulated autophagy modulator protein 1, with product MAYGKLHVLPLSLFILMPVTFVITYTISVQWDHVVPGFPYISETGTLSPESCIFAQCLNIAALLLACCVYIRHRQVLQWQTERGRDLVDKRLIVATTCCGILACFGLDILANFQEARVIAAHMVGAMTCFSAGTLYFCLQTYLSYKMVPAMNGIIVVYLRAILSALTLILTIATIVPGYISMCEFQGNDYKKWLPADGGWGWHVASAICEWILAIVYCAFLLTFVPEFRLINFEDPIVTLMYLDKIESTATSDKTDTTTQDT from the exons ATGGCGTATGGGAAACTGCACGTACTACCATTAAGTCTCTTCATCTTAATGCCAGTAACATTCGTTATTAC ATACACCATATCAGTGCAATGGGATCATGTGGTGCCGGGATTCCCTTATATATCGGAGACCGGCACATTGTCACCGGAATCCTGCATATTCGCACAATGTCTAAACATCGCGGCTCTTTTGC TCGCATGCTGCGTTTACATCAGGCATCGACAAGTACTGCAATGGCAGACAGAGAGAGGCCGCGATCTCGTAGACAAAAGACTTATCGTGGCGACAACGTGCTGCGGTATCCTCGCTTGTTTCGGTCTTGATATACTCGCCAATTTTCAAGAAGCCCGCGTAATCGCCGCTCATATGGTGGGAGCGATGACTTGCTTCTCTGCCGGCACTCTCTATTTCTGTCTTCAG acATATCTGAGTTACAAGATGGTACCAGCAATGAACGGCATAATTGTCGTTTATTTGCGCGCTATTCTCTCGGCTCTCACATTGATATTAACGATTGCTACGATCGTTCCTGGCTATATCTCGATGTGTGAATTTCAag GAAATGATTACAAGAAGTGGCTACCGGCAGATGGTGGTTGGGGTTGGCACGTCGCAAGTGCTATATGCGAATGGATTCTCGCGATCGTCTATTGCGCGTTTCTTCTTACTTTCGTTCCAGAATTCCGATTGATTAACTTTGAAGATCCTATTGTTACG cTAATGTATTTGGATAAAATTGAGAGCACGGCAACTTCAGACAAAACGGATACAACTACACAAGATACGTAA
- the LOC105194303 gene encoding DNA damage-regulated autophagy modulator protein 1-like produces MDKQEFFANLHYLPIAVFISLPTVFILTYVIAVLLGHVEAGFPYISDAATHPPESCIFSQAVNLIAILMGFMIYVRYFQVKECIRAFGLSTSLPKWNHWALIFGLISTAGLSIVANFQETSVIVVHLIGAILCFGGGTAYFWTQAVCSFYLHPPGCSLRLAHFRTALSTFCTVCFFVILITGVLARLAYKGTNPRKWYKEDGGWELHVASTVTEWLCAIAFCAYILTFTEEFRDVRITPPKVICNMHRLSLNNEILNESQDSTVVHDQANPSTST; encoded by the exons ATGGACAAGCAGGAGTTTTTTGCGAATCTACATTATTTACCGATCGCCGTCTTTATCTCCTTACCTACAGTTTTCATTTTAAC ATACGTAATCGCTGTCTTATTGGGGCATGTGGAAGCTGGTTTTCCTTACATTTCTGATGCAGCGACTCACCCACCAGAAAGTTGTATTTTTTCTCAAGCTGTCAATTTAATCGCTATTCTCA tgGGTTTTATGATATACGTAAGGTATTTCCAAGTTAAGGAATGCATCAGAGCTTTCGGTTTATCAACTTCTTTGCCGAAATGGAATCATTGGGCTTTAATTTTTGGCCTGATATCAACTGCCGGATTATCAATTGTCGCAAACTTTCAAGAAACATCAGTAATAGTAGTTCATCTTATCGGTGCAATTCTCTGTTTTGGAGGTGGTACAGCGTATTTTTGGACCCag GCCGTTTGTTCATTTTACTTGCATCCTCCAGGATGCTCATTACGACTCGCGCATTTTCGCACGGCGTTATCAACTTTTTGTACTGTATGCTTCTTCGTGATCCTTATCACAGGCGTGTTGGCTCGTTTGGCCTATAAGG GAACAAATCCTCGAAAATGGTACAAAGAGGATGGTGGCTGGGAGTTGCATGTAGCTAGTACGGTAACCGAATGGCTTTGCGCAATAGCATTTTGCGCTTATATCCTCACATTTACGGAAGAATTTAGGGATGTCAGAATAACTCCTCCAAAG GTGATATGTAACATGCACCGCTTAAGTTTGAATAACGAAATATTGAACGAGAGCCAAGACTCCACCGTGGTTCACGATCAAGCGAATCCATCAACCAGTACCTGA
- the LOC105194302 gene encoding uncharacterized protein DDB_G0283697-like yields MSHHVEKRHQRTVEDSSKRWIDLDENVLDGYILIDDRNLGPSVPEFDGEELPYPEDATEYDDDDNGDDDGNQDEDTGSHGRCDWSYNRSKRSNLKQYRSDFDFGVTYPLANSHGNAYQDSSSHSKYTKLYAEQRKARNNLEIAHGLDMSSYAVANSHGEHGNPSADIRDRGYRENSKGDNQIWDTRPVDMNYEIANSHSNYRVFYDSQTQHQTMMPPWSSEPKSENYKKKEEKITKIEDTHVTSEKSKNNAARKENNKEYEANQSEKINEPDSETNSDIEQCLVQIEESLLNIEQNLLHVQDLDIPELRNLLYKSPSIERSLYEDLLYTDGNVPVIPKNKSTSLDSDEEQEENEEEEEIEEEEVWIGQNITIKDNEDEDGDASAPLINSSNEECSDTINVDEHNSSKSADDHYTDYWTDELNLQEEEKDSNSQYSKKNFVLNSLGKTLPRKIALDEVKENIRLCSSESEEPTITIDYNLNSAYAEKKSLFRDKWHSRASSLDENSIFQNSEFGDKQENDKPSLQEVFLMATGSRRLAANVKALSEGTLQTERIKRRDRRGSHEEKLLQAVEATADFRKKLESFASQRRYVLHRQKRMMPKLAKEILDNAMSRSKEKSPTKPKRAIASTAKTQDRDNGAGKNTGCDKRKRKKSAKNQSTSENALVPSKLISLSLSLLLAALLQAVRCLTDLVEDAFRSVSFDKNGLLQ; encoded by the exons ATGAGCCATCATGTTGAGAAACGGCACCAGAGAACCGTCGAAGATAGTTCCAAAAGATGGATTGATCTCGATGAAAATGTGCTGGACGGTTACATCTTAATCGATGACAGGAACCTTGGTCCCTCAGTCCCCGAGTTTGACGGTGAGGAATTACCGTATCCCGAGGATGCTACTGAGTACGATGACGATGACAATGGCGATGATGACGGTAACCAAGACGAAGATACTGGCAGTCATGGTAGATGCGACTGGTCATATAATCGATCAAAGAGaagtaatttaaaacaatatcgGTCTGATTTCGATTTTGGCGTGACATATCCACTCGCGAATAGTCATGGAAATGCCTATCAGGACTCGAGCAGCCACAGTAAATACACAAAACTGTATGCAGAACAACGGAAAGCCAGGAATAATTTGGAAATAGCTCACGGCCTTGACATGTCATCGTACGCAGTAGCAAACAGTCATGGCGAACACGGCAATCCGTCGGCAGATATACGGGACCGAGGTTACAGAGAGAATTCGAAAGGTGACAATCAAATTTGGGATACGAGGCCAGTAGACATGAATTATGAAATAGCCAACAGTCACAGCAATTACCGCGTGTTCTATGACAGTCAGACGCAACATCAAACTATGATGCCTCCTTGGTCCTCGGAACCAAAGTCggaaaattacaagaaaaaagaagagaaaatcacaaaaattgAAGACACGCACGTTACTTcggaaaaatctaaaaataatgcCGCGAGAAAGGAGAACAATAAAGAATACGAGGCAAATCAATCAGAAAAAATAAACGAGCCAGACTCCGAAACTAATAGCGATATTGAGCAATGCTTAGTACAAATCGAGGAAAGTCTTTTGAATATCGAACAAAATCTTCTTCACGTTCAAGATCTGGATATTCCAGAGCTGCGAAATCTACTCTACAAGAGTCCGAGTATCGAACGAAGCCTTTACGAG GATCTCCTCTACACAGATGGCAATGTTCCGGTTATTCCCAAGAATAAATCCACATCTCTCGATTCGGACGAAGAACAAGAAGAaaacgaggaagaggaagaaatagAGGAAGAGGAAGTATGGATAGGCCAAAATATAACGATTAAAGATAACGAAGACGAAGACGGAGATGCGAGTGCACCTCTTATAAACAGTTCCAATGAAGAATGCTCGGATACAATCAACGTTGACGAACATAATTCCTCAAAATCGGCAGATGATCACTATACCGATTATTGGACCGATGAATTAAATCTACAAGAAGAGGAAAAAGATTCGAATTCTCAATATTCAAAGAAGAACTTTGTGCTCAATAGTCTTGGCAAAACTCTACCAAGAAAAATCGCTTTAGATgaagttaaagaaaatattaggtTGTGCTCGTCGGAATCGGAAGAACCCACGATTACGATCGATTACAATTTGAATAGCGCGTACGCCGAAAAGAAATCCCTCTTCCGCGACAAATGGCACAGCAGGGCGAGCTCGCTGGACGAGAACTCGATCTTCCAGAATTCGGAATTTGGTGACAAGCAAGAGAATGATAAGCCCTCGTTGCAGGAAGTCTTCCTTATGGCCACGGGGTCTCGTCGTTTAGCAGCCAACGTGAAAGCACTGTCAGAGGGCACCCTACAAACTGAACGGATAAAACGACGCGACAGAAGAGGGTCCCATGAAGAGAAGCTTCTACAGGCCGTTGAAGCAACAGCAGATTTTCGAAAAAAACTCGAGAGTTTtgcgtcgcagcgacgatatgTTCTACATAGACAAAAGAGAATGATGCCGAAATTAGCCAAGGAAATCTTGGATAATGCAATGTCACGATCTAAAGAAAAATCACCCACGAAACCAAAACGTGCGATTGCGTCGACAGCTAAGACGCAGGACAGAGACAATGGCGCCGGTAAGAATACCGGTTGcgataagagaaagagaaagaaatcgGCAAAAAATCAAAGTACCTCGGAGAACGCTCTGGTACCCAGCAAATTAATCTCCCTTTCGTTGTCGTTGCTTCTCGCAGCCCTCCTGCAAGCGGTTAGATGCTTAACGGATCTCGTCGAAGATGCCTTCAGATCGGTCAGTTTCGATAAAAACGGATTGCTGCAGTAA